GTAGCCAGCCCAATGTGCACAACATCAGCTCCCATGCCTATAAGCGTACCAATCACCATTTTTTCGACCATTTCGCCCGAAATTCTTGCATCACGGCCAACCACAACTTTAATTTTCTCCTTTTTTGCGTTTTGCCTGGTCCATGAAGCAAAGGCAGAAGTAAATTTGACAATGTCAATAGGACTAAGGCCTTCACCTGCTTTCCCGCCGATTGTGCCCCTTATTCCTGAGATGGATTTAATCAGTGTCATACTTAATTTATTTACTTAATGTAATTCCTGATGCAAAAATAAAGGAATATTTTAAACAAAGAATATTATTATGAAATCAGGAGGGAGAGAATTTTAAGTCATGAAACAAATAAAAATCACCTGACTGCAGCCATATTAACTGTTGCCAGGTGATTTTATAAACAAAAACTAACTAATATATCGTTGTACTTCCGTTTGACTGATAAACGTAATTGATTTTAAAGTACCTTGGAGTTTCGGTTTGAGTGGGATTTGCCGGAGCATTTTTATAGTAGCTGAGAATTTCAAACTTTGCATATTTTTTGTCAGCAGTCCTGACTACAAAAACTTTCCCGGGAATGGGTAAAATGACGTGTGGATTCGTTGGATTTTCACCGGTGTAGGTATACCAGCCATTTCCAGATCCGGTGGGTATGGCAAATCCAGTGCTGCTATCTTCAGCATATCCGGTTGTATCAGCTGTTGTTACAGCATCAAAAAGAGCGTCTTTGACAACTACTCCTGCTTCCCCGGGTCCGCTGATCCCACTGTTCAGAATAACTGATGTAGAGCGAAAACCTATATCCCACTTTGCAGTAGCTGAATCGCTGATTGAAACGGTTGCTCCTGTCTTAAAAGAAAATAAGGTATAGTGTCCGTTTAATCCGCTGGCATCAATATTGCTTACGGTTTTTACTTCCAGCGTTCCGTTACCCGAATTGTCGTCTTTTTTATTGCTGCAGGCACCAAAAATAAAAGTCATTAAAGTCAGGGCTAAAAAAAATCTACTTTTCATGTTGAAAAAAATTAATGTTAAAAAAGTGAATAAAAAAGTGAAGCATAAAACAACCTTCCTGC
The DNA window shown above is from Bacteroidota bacterium and carries:
- a CDS encoding HmuY family protein, with amino-acid sequence MKSRFFLALTLMTFIFGACSNKKDDNSGNGTLEVKTVSNIDASGLNGHYTLFSFKTGATVSISDSATAKWDIGFRSTSVILNSGISGPGEAGVVVKDALFDAVTTADTTGYAEDSSTGFAIPTGSGNGWYTYTGENPTNPHVILPIPGKVFVVRTADKKYAKFEILSYYKNAPANPTQTETPRYFKINYVYQSNGSTTIY